One Malus sylvestris chromosome 14, drMalSylv7.2, whole genome shotgun sequence DNA segment encodes these proteins:
- the LOC126598433 gene encoding uncharacterized protein LOC126598433, protein MLKSSFAPIFSTFPAKRLSPPKPPPGTIFTCFAHTAPTVRQNASTKTPATILPLPTSAYIHLPFCRKRCHYCDFTIVALGSASTQTDDDPRMTNYVQLLCREINATKAENRTNPPLETVFFGGGTPSLVPPKLVNSVLETLRLKFGLSSEAEVSMEMDPGTFDAKKMRGMMELGVNRVSLGVQAFQEELLKACGRAHGLREVYEAMEIVGECGVENWSVDLISSLPHQTPEMWEESLRLTVEARPTHVSVYDLQVEQGTKFGLLYTPGEFPLPSETRSAEFYKMASRMLSDAGYNHYEISSYCKSGYHCRHNLTYWKNKPFYAFGLGSASYVDGVRFSRPKRMKEYTVYVENLENGLVDHCESNRTAQDMATDVVMLSLRTSGGLDLKSFGEAYGSSLVLTLCKAYKPYVESGHVVFLDEQRRPITADEFDALQVNKDETERSPAYIRLSDPDGFLLSNELISLAFAVVAP, encoded by the exons ATGCTTAAATCAAGCTTCGCTCCCATTTTCTCAACCTTTCCCGCCAAACGCCTATCGCCGCCGAAGCCACCGCCGGGCACTATCTTCACCTGCTTCGCACACACTGCGCCAACTGTTCGACAAAATGCCTCAACCAAAACCCCCGCCACCATTCTCCCGCTTCCCACTTCCGCCTACATCCACCTCCCTTTCTGCCGGAAGCGCTGCCACTACTGCGACTTCACAATCGTTGCCCTCGGCTCTGCTTCCACCCAAACGGATGATGACCCGCGAATGACGAACTACGTCCAGTTACTCTGCCGAGAAATCAACGCCACCAAAGCCGAAAACAGGACCAACCCGCCTCTGGAGACGGTGTTTTTTGGCGGCGGCACGCCGTCTCTTGTGCCGCCAAAGCTCGTTAATTCCGTTTTGGAGACGTTGAGGTTGAAATTCGGGTTGAGTTCGGAGGCTGAGGTGTCAATGGAGATGGACCCGGGGACTTTCGATGCGAAGAAGATGAGGGGAATGATGGAGCTGGGTGTGAATAGGGTGTCATTGGGAGTTCAGGCGTTTCAGGAAGAGCTGTTGAAAGCTTGTGGGAGAGCTCATGGTCTTAGGGAAGTCTACGAGGCTATGGAGATTGTTGGGGAATGTGGGGTTGAGAATTGGAGCGTGGATCTTATCTCTTCTCTGCCTCACCAGACCCCGGAAATGTGGGAGGAGAGCTTGAGGCTGACGGTTGAGGCTCGTCCGACCCATGTTTCGGTTTATGATTTGCAAGTCGAACAAGGCACGAAATTCGGGTTGTT GTACACACCAGGGGAGTTCCCGTTGCCTTCGGAAACACGGTCAGCTGAGTTTTATAAGATGGCGTCTAGGATGCTTTCGGATGCGGGTTACAACCACTACGAAATTAGCAGTTACTGCAAGAGCGGATATCACTGCAGACACAATCTCacttattggaagaacaaaCCTTTCTATGCGTTTGGCCTCGGCTCTGCTAGCTATGTCGATGGTGTGAGGTTTTCGAGACCAAAGAGGATGAAAGAGTACACAGTTTATGTGGAGAATTTGGAAAATGGATTGGTGGATCACTGCGAAAGTAATCGTACTGCACAGGATATGGCCACGGATGTTGTTATGCTCTCTCTTAGAACTTCAGGAGGTCTGGATTTGAAGTCTTTCGGAGAAGCATATGGTAGCTCTCTCGTTCTTACTCTTTGCAAGGCCTATAAACCTTATGTTGAAAGTGGGCATGTGGTTTTCTTGGATGAACAGAGAAGGCCCATCACTGCAGATGAATTCGACGCCTTGCAAGTGAACAAGGACGAGACTGAAAGAAGTCCTGCCTACATTCGGCTTAGTGATCCAGACGGTTTCCTTTTGTCGAATGAATTGATATCGCTTGCATTTGCAGTTGTAGCTCCATAA
- the LOC126598431 gene encoding elongator complex protein 3, whose product MATAVLPVSERKQPRPGRGGFEAHGLSEEEARVRAIAEIVSSMVDLSRKGQNVDLNALKTTACRKFGLARAPKLVEMIAALPESDREALLPKLRAKPVRTASGIAVVAVMSKPHRCPHIATTGNICVYCPGGPDSDFEYSTQSYTGYEPTSMRAIRARYNPYVQARSRIDQLKRLGHSVDKVEFILMGGTFMSLPADYRDYFIRNLHDALSGHTSANVEEAVAYSEHGATKCIGMTIETRPDYCLGPHLRQMLSYGCTRLEIGVQSTYEDVARDTNRGHTVAAVADCFCLAKDAGFKVVAHMMPDLPNVGVERDMESFREFFESPSFRADGLKIYPTLVIRGTGLYELWKTGRYRNYPPEQLVDIVARILAMVPPWTRVYRVQRDIPMPLVTSGVEKGNLRELALARMEDLGLKCRDVRTREAGIQDIHHKIRPDQVELVRRDYTANEGWETFLSYEDTRQDILVGLLRLRKCGRNTTCPELMGKCSIVRELHVYGTAVPVHGRDSDKLQHQGYGTLLMEEAERIASREHRSKKIAVISGVGTRHYYRKLGYELEGPYMVKHLV is encoded by the exons aTGGCGACTGCAGTGCTACCAGTATCCGAGAGAAAGCAACCCCGGCCGGGTCGGGGCGGATTCGAAGCCCATGGACTATCCGAAGAAGAGGCCCGGGTCCGAGCCATAGCCGAAATCGTCAGCTCCATGGTCGACCTCTCCCGGAAAGGCCAAAACGTCGACCTAAACGCCCTCAAGACCACCGCGTGCCGCAAGTTCGGCCTCGCACGTGCGCCGAAGCTGGTCGAAATGATCGCGGCTCTGCCCGAGTCCGACCGCGAGGCTCTTCTCCCCAAGCTCCGGGCCAAGCCGGTCCGAACCGCCTCGGGCATCGCCGTCGTGGCCGTGATGTCGAAGCCTCATCGGTGCCCCCACATCGCCACCACCGGGAATATTTGCGTGTACTGCCCCGGTGGTCCCGATTCGGACTTCGAGTACAGCACTCAGTCATACACTGGATACGAGCCTACCAGCATGCGCGCAATTCGGGCCAG ATACAACCCATATGTCCAGGCTAGAAGCAGGATAGATCAGCTGAAGAGATTGGGTCACAGTGTAGACAAG gttgAGTTCATCCTAATGGGTGGTACGTTCATGTCTTTGCCAGCGGATTACCGTGATTACTTTATTCGGAATCTGCACGACGCGTTATCAGGACACACTTCCGCCAATGTTGAAGAGGCGGTTGCCTACTCTGAGCATGGTGCTACTAAATGTATTGGAATGACCATTGAAAC GAGGCCAGATTATTGCCTTGGACCTCACTTGAGACAAATGCTTTCTTATGGTTGTACAAGACTAGAGATTGGTGTGCAGAGTACGTATGAGGATGTGGCTCGTGATACCAATAGAGGTCATACTGTTGCTGCAGTGGCTGATTGCTTTTGCTTGGCAAAGGATGCTGGTTTCAAG GTGGTTGCACACATGATGCCTGATCTTCCAAATGTAGGAGTAGAGAGAGACATGGAGAGTTTTCGGGAGTTTTTTGAGAGCCCCTCGTTCCGAGCAGATGGGCTTAAAATTTATCCAACACTTGTAATCCGTGGAACTGGACTTTAtgagctttggaaaactggcag GTATAGAAATTACCCACCTGAGCAACTTGTGGACATTGTAGCAAGGATCCTAGCTATGGTGCCCCCTTGGACACGTGTTTACAGAGTTCAGCGAGACATTCCAATGCCTCTTGTTACTTCTGGGGTTGAGAAAGGAAATCTTCGGGAGTTAGCTTTGGCTCGGATGGAAGACTTGGGCTTGAAGTGCCGTGATGTTCGAACACGAGAGGCTGGAATTCAG GACATACATCACAAAATTAGGCCGGACCAAGTGGAGCTTGTTCGTCGTGATTATACGGCAAATGAAGGATGGGAAACATTTCTTTCATATGAAGATACTCGCCAG GACATTCTTGTCGGGTTACTGCGTTTAAGAAAGTGTGGCCGCAATACTACTTGTCCCGAACTCATGGGGAAGTGCTCTATTGTTCGTGAACTCCATGTTTATGGAACTGCTGTTCCAGTTCACGGGCGGGATTCTGACAAGCTGCAACACCAG GGTTATGGTACCCTTTTGATGGAGGAGGCCGAGCGGATTGCTAGCAGGGAGCATAGGTCGAAAAAGATTGCTGTCATTTCTGGAGTAGGAACTCGTCATTACTATAGGAAATTAGGCTACGAACTCGAAGGACCTTACATGGTGAAACATCTTGTGTGA